One Punica granatum isolate Tunisia-2019 chromosome 3, ASM765513v2, whole genome shotgun sequence genomic window carries:
- the LOC116201052 gene encoding sphingosine-1-phosphate lyase isoform X1 — protein MADPSSPPPSSPFPLLLSSVTPFLLHARASANSFLSQYEPLALLVGPLLALIVARTLRSLIGVVQEQGLKATLLGIFMSCIKLVPAVKRHIDAEKQKVVDKMQSGGKSKREGWRTMLPALGLGNGVIDLLKEEKRNDVAWQGKCSGTVYIGGNECEGHFSLINEACSMFSHTNPLHLDVFQSVVRFEAEVVAMTAALLGSQEKASGGQVCGNMTSGGTESILLAVKTSRDYMKATKGITSPEMIIPVSAHSAYDKAAQYFNIKLWRVPVNKDFQADVKAIRRHINRNTILIVGSAPGFPHGIIDPIEELGALASSYNICFHVDLCLGGFVLPFACKLGYPIPTFDFSVKGVTSISVDVHKYGLAPKGTSIVLYRNHDIRKHQFVAVTEWSGGLYVSPTVAGSRPGGLIAGAWAAMMSLGQEGYLQNTKEIMEASKKIQRGVEEIQELFVVGKPDMTLVAFGSDFLDIFEVNDVMSSKGWHLNALQRPNSIHICVTLQHVPVVDNFIKDLWESVQTVKANPGPISGGLAPIYGAAGRMPDRGMVNELLVSYMDSAC, from the exons ATGGCGGATccttcctctcctcctccGTCGTCTCCCTTCCCTCTTCTCTTATCCTCCGTCACGCCATTCCTTCTCCATGCAAGAGCTTCCGCCAACTCCTTCCTCTCTCAGTACGAGCCCCTGGCTCTGCTCGTCGGACCTCTGCTCGCTCTCATCGTGGCCCGGACTCTCCGGTCGCTTATCGGCGTTGTGCAGGAGCAAGGACTCAAAGCCACTCTCCTTGGCATCTTCATGAGCTGTATCAA GTTGGTGCCTGCCGTGAAGCGTCACATCGATGCAGAGAAACAGAAG GTGGTGGATAAGATGCAATCTGGCGGTAAATCTAAGAGAGAAGGCTGGCGAACCATGTTGCCCGCGCTAGGCTTAGGAAACGGCGTCATTGACTTAttgaaagaagagaaaagaaatgatGTGGCATGGCAAGGCAAATGTTCTGGTACAGT GTACATCGGAGGAAATGAATGTGAAGGACACTTTTCATTGATAAATGAGGCATGCTCAAT GTTTTCACACACCAACCCCTTGCATTTGGATGTCTTCCAGAGTGTTGTTAGATTTGAGGCAGAGGTTGTTGCAATGACTGCCGCTTTATTGGGCAGCCAAGAAAAAGCTTCGGGAGGACAGGTTTGTGGGAACATGACATCTGGAGGAACAGAGAGTATATTATTAGCAGTAAAAACATCACGTGATTATATGAAAGCTACAAAGGGGATTACCTCACCCGAAAT GATAATACCAGTCTCTGCACATTCAGCATATGATAAAGCTGCACAGTATTTTAACATAAAGCTATGGCGTGTTCCTGTGAATAAAGATTTCCAAGCCGATGTAAAAGCAATCAGACGGCATATTAACAGAAACACTATTCTG ATTGTTGGATCTGCACCTGGTTTTCCTCATGGAATTATTGATCCCATCGAG GAGCTTGGTGCATTGGCTTCTAGTTACAACATCTGTTTTCATGTTGACCTTTGCCTTGGTGGATTCGTATTACCTTTTGCTTGTAAACTTGG gTATCCGATTCctacttttgatttttctgtCAAAGGAGTAACCTCCATATCAGTAGATGTGCATAAATATGGATTGGCTCCTAAAGGAACCAGTATAGTCCTGTACAGGAATCATGATATTAGGAAG CATCAATTTGTTGCTG TCACTGAGTGGTCTGGAGGGCTATATGTTTCTCCCACTGTAGCTGGGAGCAGACCCGGAGGTCTGATTGCTGGGGCATGGGCAGCAATGATGTCTCTAGGGCAAGAAG GGTACTTGCAGAACACAAAAGAGATAATGGAAGCATCAAAGAAAATCCAGAGAGG AGTCGAAGAAATTCAAGAGTTATTCGTGGTGGGGAAGCCAGACATGACGCTTGTAGCCTTCGGATCTGATTTTCTTGACATATTTGAAGTTAATGATGTCATGTCATCCAAAGGCTGGCATTTGAATGCATTGCAGAGACCCAACAG CATTCATATTTGTGTGACCCTGCAACACGTTCCAGTCGTTGACAACTTCATCAAGGATTTATGGGAATCAGTACAGACT GTAAAAGCAAACCCGGGTCCAATAAGCGGAGGGCTTGCTCCCATCTATGGGGCTGCGGGAAGGATGCCAGACAGGGGCATGGTCAATGAACTGCTCGTGAGTTACATGGACAGTGCTTGCTAG
- the LOC116201052 gene encoding sphingosine-1-phosphate lyase isoform X2 has protein sequence MADPSSPPPSSPFPLLLSSVTPFLLHARASANSFLSQYEPLALLVGPLLALIVARTLRSLIGVVQEQGLKATLLGIFMSCIKLVPAVKRHIDAEKQKVVDKMQSGGKSKREGWRTMLPALGLGNGVIDLLKEEKRNDVAWQGKCSGTVYIGGNECEGHFSLINEACSMFSHTNPLHLDVFQSVVRFEAEVVAMTAALLGSQEKASGGQVCGNMTSGGTESILLAVKTSRDYMKATKGITSPEMIIPVSAHSAYDKAAQYFNIKLWRVPVNKDFQADVKAIRRHINRNTILIVGSAPGFPHGIIDPIEELGALASSYNICFHVDLCLGGFVLPFACKLGYPIPTFDFSVKGVTSISVDVHKYGLAPKGTSIVLYRNHDIRKHQFVAVTEWSGGLYVSPTVAGSRPGGLIAGAWAAMMSLGQEGYLQNTKEIMEASKKIQRGVEEIQELFVVGKPDMTLVAFGSDFLDIFEVNDVMSSKGWHLNALQRPNSYLFSKSR, from the exons ATGGCGGATccttcctctcctcctccGTCGTCTCCCTTCCCTCTTCTCTTATCCTCCGTCACGCCATTCCTTCTCCATGCAAGAGCTTCCGCCAACTCCTTCCTCTCTCAGTACGAGCCCCTGGCTCTGCTCGTCGGACCTCTGCTCGCTCTCATCGTGGCCCGGACTCTCCGGTCGCTTATCGGCGTTGTGCAGGAGCAAGGACTCAAAGCCACTCTCCTTGGCATCTTCATGAGCTGTATCAA GTTGGTGCCTGCCGTGAAGCGTCACATCGATGCAGAGAAACAGAAG GTGGTGGATAAGATGCAATCTGGCGGTAAATCTAAGAGAGAAGGCTGGCGAACCATGTTGCCCGCGCTAGGCTTAGGAAACGGCGTCATTGACTTAttgaaagaagagaaaagaaatgatGTGGCATGGCAAGGCAAATGTTCTGGTACAGT GTACATCGGAGGAAATGAATGTGAAGGACACTTTTCATTGATAAATGAGGCATGCTCAAT GTTTTCACACACCAACCCCTTGCATTTGGATGTCTTCCAGAGTGTTGTTAGATTTGAGGCAGAGGTTGTTGCAATGACTGCCGCTTTATTGGGCAGCCAAGAAAAAGCTTCGGGAGGACAGGTTTGTGGGAACATGACATCTGGAGGAACAGAGAGTATATTATTAGCAGTAAAAACATCACGTGATTATATGAAAGCTACAAAGGGGATTACCTCACCCGAAAT GATAATACCAGTCTCTGCACATTCAGCATATGATAAAGCTGCACAGTATTTTAACATAAAGCTATGGCGTGTTCCTGTGAATAAAGATTTCCAAGCCGATGTAAAAGCAATCAGACGGCATATTAACAGAAACACTATTCTG ATTGTTGGATCTGCACCTGGTTTTCCTCATGGAATTATTGATCCCATCGAG GAGCTTGGTGCATTGGCTTCTAGTTACAACATCTGTTTTCATGTTGACCTTTGCCTTGGTGGATTCGTATTACCTTTTGCTTGTAAACTTGG gTATCCGATTCctacttttgatttttctgtCAAAGGAGTAACCTCCATATCAGTAGATGTGCATAAATATGGATTGGCTCCTAAAGGAACCAGTATAGTCCTGTACAGGAATCATGATATTAGGAAG CATCAATTTGTTGCTG TCACTGAGTGGTCTGGAGGGCTATATGTTTCTCCCACTGTAGCTGGGAGCAGACCCGGAGGTCTGATTGCTGGGGCATGGGCAGCAATGATGTCTCTAGGGCAAGAAG GGTACTTGCAGAACACAAAAGAGATAATGGAAGCATCAAAGAAAATCCAGAGAGG AGTCGAAGAAATTCAAGAGTTATTCGTGGTGGGGAAGCCAGACATGACGCTTGTAGCCTTCGGATCTGATTTTCTTGACATATTTGAAGTTAATGATGTCATGTCATCCAAAGGCTGGCATTTGAATGCATTGCAGAGACCCAACAG TTACTTGTTCTCCAAGTCCCGATAA